A single genomic interval of Aureliella helgolandensis harbors:
- a CDS encoding PEP-CTERM sorting domain-containing protein encodes MKKILLAALIVFATSASQVQAAIIGSAIAIPDAEVLIDFNNTGLDWTYAGPVAPNEFGPGQIEAPSFRAAEGWRFATLAEWAIKPIWEDFTKPGQATPSAAGGYSNHSVYRFTSEYWSNFTHVDLNNANDGRITNGSDIGSLNNVWETWYVRDTRVATVPEPASLAIWGFGVACMSVSLRRRRN; translated from the coding sequence ATGAAGAAAATTTTATTAGCAGCGTTGATTGTATTCGCAACTTCTGCAAGCCAGGTTCAAGCAGCCATTATCGGCTCGGCTATTGCCATCCCCGATGCGGAAGTACTAATTGATTTTAACAACACCGGCTTAGACTGGACCTACGCGGGACCGGTTGCCCCAAATGAATTTGGTCCTGGTCAGATTGAGGCGCCTTCGTTCCGGGCAGCGGAGGGCTGGCGATTCGCGACTCTCGCGGAATGGGCGATCAAGCCGATTTGGGAAGACTTCACCAAACCGGGTCAGGCAACCCCCTCCGCTGCAGGTGGATACAGCAACCATTCGGTTTACAGATTTACCAGTGAGTACTGGAGTAATTTCACTCATGTGGACCTTAATAATGCAAACGATGGAAGGATTACGAACGGTTCCGATATCGGGAGCTTGAATAATGTCTGGGAAACGTGGTATGTGCGCGATACCCGGGTTGCAACAGTTCCCGAACCCGCTTCTCTGGCCATCTGGGGTTTCGGTGTGGCCTGCATGAGCGTCAGTCTGCGTAGGCGTCGAAACTAG
- a CDS encoding IS1182 family transposase, with translation MNTQKPSQLARVSRPHRIQVEMHMLSLEDMLPRDHRARIVWSFVKTLDLEPLYEKIVVTKSTVGRNSIAPEILVSLWLLATLDGIGTARELGRRCETDIAYLWTLGNVTVNYHTLSDFRVENGAFLEKTLVDTVASLVAQGLVPLETIAQDGMRVRASAGSSSFRRKPTLESLQQQAQAHVDRLKKESENECDRSDGDARRQAAVERASRERQERLDEALRQFEELSKQRESRRKGDGEKTRVSTTDPDARNMKMANGGFDPAFNVQFATDADSRVIVAVDVINSGTDSGQMAPMHEKVCSTYDKTPKTQLVDSAYATKGDVKTVESKGTEVVSTIPRGSVLESKGKDPHAQQPGESDEYTAFRARMAKEEYKELYKTRPSVAEFPNADCRNRNLRQFKVRGLVKVKAVALWHAVAFNFTRMVNLGALAS, from the coding sequence ATGAATACTCAAAAACCATCGCAGCTTGCTCGTGTTTCCCGCCCCCATCGTATTCAAGTGGAAATGCACATGCTTTCACTTGAAGATATGCTTCCGCGCGACCATCGTGCTCGCATTGTCTGGTCGTTTGTCAAAACGTTGGACCTAGAACCTCTGTATGAAAAGATCGTTGTCACCAAGAGCACCGTTGGCCGCAATAGTATTGCGCCGGAGATACTGGTTTCACTGTGGCTTCTGGCAACCTTGGATGGCATCGGCACAGCCCGAGAACTTGGTCGCCGATGCGAGACGGACATAGCCTATTTATGGACGCTCGGAAATGTCACGGTCAATTATCACACGTTGAGCGACTTTCGAGTGGAGAACGGAGCATTCTTGGAGAAGACGCTCGTTGACACGGTTGCCTCGTTGGTCGCCCAAGGTCTGGTGCCCCTGGAGACCATTGCCCAAGACGGAATGCGCGTTCGGGCTAGTGCAGGCAGTAGTTCGTTTCGCCGCAAGCCGACGCTTGAGTCATTGCAGCAGCAGGCTCAGGCTCACGTAGATAGATTGAAGAAAGAATCCGAGAACGAATGCGATCGTTCCGATGGAGACGCACGTCGCCAAGCGGCAGTCGAACGAGCATCGCGTGAGCGTCAAGAGCGATTAGATGAGGCTTTGCGACAGTTTGAGGAGCTTAGTAAGCAGCGCGAGTCTCGGAGAAAAGGTGACGGCGAAAAGACTCGCGTGAGCACTACGGACCCTGACGCCCGTAATATGAAGATGGCCAATGGTGGCTTCGATCCGGCCTTCAACGTCCAGTTCGCAACCGATGCTGACTCGCGAGTAATAGTCGCTGTCGATGTTATCAACTCGGGAACTGACAGTGGCCAAATGGCACCAATGCACGAGAAAGTGTGCTCAACTTACGACAAGACACCCAAGACGCAATTGGTCGATTCCGCTTACGCAACCAAGGGCGATGTTAAGACCGTGGAGTCTAAAGGGACCGAAGTCGTCTCCACGATCCCCCGTGGATCGGTATTGGAAAGCAAAGGCAAAGATCCTCACGCGCAGCAACCTGGCGAAAGCGACGAATACACAGCGTTTCGCGCGAGAATGGCCAAAGAGGAATACAAAGAGCTTTACAAGACGCGCCCGTCGGTTGCCGAATTTCCCAATGCGGACTGCCGCAATCGGAACCTTCGGCAATTCAAAGTTCGAGGACTGGTGAAGGTCAAAGCGGTAGCGCTATGGCATGCCGTGGCCTTTAACTTCACACGCATGGTAAACCTGGGGGCCTTGGCAAGCTAA
- a CDS encoding SdpI family protein, with translation MTFRIHWKRESWMLAIIASMFLYASAAWQAAPDSMPVHWNLAGKVDRYGGRIEGLLLLPLIALGLHLLLLVLPKLDPSKANHPSFDETYGFVRLLTLLFLVAIYAVTQLAAFGFNVDVGLLVGLAVGGLFILLGRIMGKLRPNGFVGIRTPWTLSSHQSWKKTHRIGGWLFLFQGALMIVLGCTKSTIALWAFLITMLVSSVALVVYSYIIWRSDPHKASPFNATPVAPKDLEDLP, from the coding sequence ATGACATTTCGAATTCACTGGAAACGCGAATCTTGGATGCTGGCCATCATCGCCTCCATGTTTCTATACGCTTCCGCAGCCTGGCAAGCAGCTCCCGATTCGATGCCAGTCCACTGGAATCTTGCAGGGAAAGTCGACCGATATGGCGGACGAATTGAAGGACTACTCCTACTGCCGCTCATCGCCCTAGGCCTCCACCTGCTACTACTCGTTTTACCCAAGTTGGATCCGAGTAAAGCGAACCACCCATCGTTCGATGAAACCTATGGCTTCGTTCGACTACTCACCTTGTTGTTTCTTGTCGCGATCTATGCTGTTACGCAATTGGCTGCGTTTGGATTCAACGTCGACGTTGGCCTACTGGTGGGATTGGCGGTAGGCGGCTTATTCATTCTGCTCGGTAGGATCATGGGCAAGCTCCGGCCCAACGGGTTCGTAGGCATTCGCACTCCCTGGACACTGTCTAGCCATCAATCGTGGAAGAAGACCCATCGAATCGGCGGCTGGCTGTTTCTATTTCAGGGCGCACTGATGATTGTGCTCGGATGCACCAAATCGACGATCGCTCTATGGGCTTTCCTAATCACCATGCTCGTGTCGTCAGTCGCGCTGGTCGTTTACTCTTACATCATCTGGCGGTCTGATCCTCACAAAGCTTCGCCGTTCAATGCCACTCCCGTCGCCCCCAAAGATCTAGAAGACTTGCCCTAA
- a CDS encoding efflux RND transporter periplasmic adaptor subunit: MNTRFTTFTLLSVLVLVGCPAAKSPQPESAAKSLETLDAEVLTLELSPWPQTVRSQGSLYADEQSVVGAKVAGRVAKVHGDVGDVLNLGDPLVTLDQEDFRLQVQIAEAQLLQSRSSVGLLEGDPIEKLDPVNAPPVRQERALWEEAQSSLKRFTSVTSSNAISQREIDIAAAAERVAEARYAAAVNGVREKIALIQVNQVQLAVARERFKDTVISSPMDGFVLNRLVAPGTYVSVGQSVATIVRTNPLRFRGTVPERYSQSIAIGQSVTLKIESLAEPREAKISRVSPALDQQSRALTFEALLDNTEHTLRAGLFAEADVETNPDAVALVVPASAITEFAGATKAWKIVDGVTVEQEVQIGSRRGTFWEVVRGLSPGDAILLDAEQGRIAKIDPARISNAAVSTAVAP; encoded by the coding sequence ATGAATACTCGATTTACCACATTTACGCTGTTGAGCGTTTTGGTTTTGGTGGGCTGCCCCGCGGCAAAATCCCCCCAGCCTGAATCCGCGGCGAAGTCCCTTGAAACGCTCGACGCAGAGGTGCTTACTCTTGAGTTGAGCCCATGGCCTCAAACGGTTCGCAGCCAAGGGAGTTTGTATGCCGACGAGCAATCGGTAGTGGGGGCAAAAGTGGCCGGTCGCGTTGCCAAGGTGCATGGCGATGTTGGGGATGTGTTGAACCTGGGAGACCCGCTGGTTACCCTCGATCAAGAAGATTTTCGCTTGCAGGTCCAAATCGCCGAGGCGCAGCTTTTGCAATCGCGGTCGTCGGTCGGATTGCTTGAAGGGGACCCGATCGAAAAATTGGATCCTGTCAACGCGCCACCCGTCCGGCAGGAGCGTGCGCTGTGGGAAGAGGCGCAAAGCAGTTTAAAGCGTTTTACTTCGGTCACCAGTTCGAATGCAATCTCGCAGCGGGAGATTGACATCGCCGCTGCTGCAGAGCGAGTTGCCGAGGCACGTTATGCTGCGGCCGTCAACGGTGTTCGCGAGAAAATTGCCTTGATCCAGGTGAATCAAGTTCAGTTGGCTGTCGCGCGAGAGAGATTCAAGGACACCGTCATTAGCAGCCCCATGGATGGATTTGTCCTGAACCGCCTCGTAGCTCCAGGAACCTACGTGTCGGTTGGCCAGTCGGTGGCGACAATCGTACGCACCAATCCCCTCCGCTTCCGCGGCACGGTCCCTGAACGCTACTCGCAATCGATAGCCATCGGGCAGAGTGTAACTCTGAAGATTGAATCGCTGGCGGAACCTCGCGAAGCGAAGATTTCGCGGGTTAGTCCGGCGCTGGATCAACAGAGCCGAGCACTCACATTCGAAGCCTTGCTCGACAACACCGAACACACGCTGCGCGCCGGTCTGTTCGCCGAAGCGGATGTCGAGACCAATCCCGACGCGGTAGCACTGGTTGTGCCTGCGTCGGCAATTACTGAGTTTGCGGGAGCGACCAAGGCCTGGAAAATCGTCGATGGAGTGACGGTAGAGCAAGAGGTGCAAATCGGTTCGCGACGAGGTACCTTTTGGGAAGTCGTGCGAGGACTGTCGCCCGGCGACGCAATTCTGCTGGACGCCGAGCAGGGCCGCATTGCAAAAATCGATCCTGCGAGAATTTCTAACGCGGCAGTTTCCACCGCCGTTGCTCCTTAA
- a CDS encoding efflux RND transporter permease subunit — protein sequence MYWLAEVCVKRPVFALMLITALVVAGVVAFPQLGVDRFPNLDLPQIYIRTTYVGAAAEEVESEVSSVLEDAVATVAGIDELRSISADGRSFVIITVQLDRDIDSAIQDVRDAVASILNRLPSGIDPPIIQKQDLDSSPILTLAVSGPRSPRELYVLADRYVKNVIESARGVGQVQIAGAADRAIQVDIDANRLAAYGISILQVRDALARQNAEVPGGRMDEGQRERSVRTLGRIAESSGFSDLVVATVGDTAIRLGDLGQAADATKEVRTLARLNGTPAVVLQVQRQSGQNTVAVIEGVKAALPRCDALLPADVHVEIIQDQSRYIVEALHEIERHLVSGSILACLTVLLFMRSWRSTIIASVAIPASIIATFAFMKWFGFTLNNVTMLALVLMVGVVIDDAIVVLENVFRCIEELGMEPAEAAVKGTKEIGLAVLATTLSLVIVFLPVSFLSSVTGRLLFEFGITATVAILISMLISFSLTPMMCSKLLRPAPKSEAVSAPSSRRGLYGLVESSYLRLLAVALRFRWAVLVLVVLVIASNYPLSQWVRRDYVPLNVDESEFEIRAEARPGASILAMRETIDRVEAILNSVEGIETVLASVGTSGYGDVNRAQIYVRLMDSSLRTFSLGRLWEGLLAGDPQAAFRDNFSQRDKMGEVRKKLGKLDDVRISVRNLTSLRQGAPVDIDFAITGPDAEQLLEFSEKLRKKAETIPGIVDVYSTLQIDNPELLVSIDRERAAALGVEVREIAETLQVAVGGDDRVSRYLDRSAGDAYDVELRLIGLDRHDIPSISQLYVRTNPIARTNTSGQAASMASERGVPSLTRIDNVVNFEVNTAASRIDRLSRSRMVAVRANVAAGYALGDRTEAMKQAAQEIGFPPGFSGEALGGGRELERTISDFGWTFLMSFVFMYIVLAAQYENLVYPLIILLSLPLAVPFGLLSLYWGGETLNLYSALGILVLFGVVKKAAILQVDHTNALRSQGLERHVAIMQANRDRLRPILMTTLSFVAGLLPLLIATGPGAEERRSIAVLAAGGQTLSLVLTLIAIPVLYTFFDDFAVLVKNLVSRCMLPRK from the coding sequence GTGTATTGGCTTGCCGAGGTTTGTGTAAAGCGTCCGGTTTTTGCGTTGATGCTCATCACGGCGCTGGTGGTGGCTGGCGTCGTCGCCTTTCCACAACTGGGCGTGGATCGCTTTCCGAACCTTGATTTACCGCAGATTTACATCCGCACGACCTACGTGGGAGCGGCGGCAGAAGAAGTCGAATCGGAAGTCAGCTCGGTTCTAGAAGACGCGGTCGCTACGGTCGCTGGGATTGACGAATTGCGTTCGATCTCAGCGGATGGTCGCTCGTTCGTGATTATTACGGTGCAATTGGATCGTGACATTGACTCTGCGATCCAAGATGTTCGCGATGCGGTCGCCAGTATTTTAAATCGCTTGCCCTCCGGCATCGATCCGCCGATCATTCAGAAGCAGGACTTGGATTCTTCGCCCATTCTGACACTTGCCGTCTCCGGCCCTCGCTCGCCTCGCGAGTTGTATGTGTTGGCGGATCGCTACGTGAAAAATGTGATTGAGTCGGCGCGAGGTGTAGGGCAGGTGCAGATCGCGGGAGCGGCAGATCGTGCGATCCAAGTTGACATTGATGCCAACCGCTTAGCCGCCTACGGGATCTCGATTCTGCAAGTTCGCGATGCCTTAGCAAGGCAAAATGCAGAAGTGCCCGGAGGACGGATGGATGAAGGGCAGCGCGAACGTTCCGTGCGGACACTGGGACGCATTGCTGAATCGAGTGGTTTTTCGGACTTGGTTGTCGCCACGGTTGGCGATACGGCGATTCGTCTCGGCGATCTTGGGCAGGCGGCTGACGCGACCAAAGAGGTGCGGACGCTCGCACGGCTCAACGGGACACCCGCCGTGGTCTTGCAAGTCCAGCGACAGAGTGGTCAGAACACGGTTGCTGTGATTGAGGGAGTCAAGGCGGCGCTGCCCAGGTGTGACGCGTTATTGCCAGCAGATGTGCATGTTGAGATTATTCAGGATCAATCGCGGTATATCGTCGAAGCCTTGCATGAAATTGAGCGGCATTTGGTCTCGGGAAGCATTCTGGCTTGCCTGACGGTGTTGCTGTTCATGCGATCGTGGCGTTCCACGATCATCGCATCCGTCGCCATCCCTGCCTCAATCATTGCCACCTTTGCCTTCATGAAGTGGTTCGGGTTTACTCTGAATAATGTCACCATGCTGGCACTAGTGCTAATGGTCGGAGTCGTTATTGACGATGCGATCGTGGTGCTGGAGAACGTGTTTCGCTGTATCGAAGAGTTGGGGATGGAGCCAGCGGAAGCTGCCGTCAAAGGGACGAAAGAAATAGGGCTGGCGGTGCTGGCGACCACGCTCTCGCTGGTGATTGTCTTCCTACCCGTCTCCTTTCTTTCTAGTGTGACAGGACGTTTGCTATTTGAGTTTGGAATCACAGCGACCGTTGCCATCTTGATCTCGATGTTGATTAGCTTCTCGCTAACCCCCATGATGTGTAGCAAGCTACTGCGACCGGCCCCCAAGAGCGAGGCTGTATCCGCCCCCAGTTCTCGGCGTGGTTTGTACGGTTTAGTCGAAAGTTCCTATCTCAGGTTGCTCGCCGTTGCGCTGCGTTTCCGCTGGGCCGTCTTGGTATTGGTGGTCTTGGTGATCGCATCGAATTATCCGCTGAGCCAGTGGGTGCGCCGAGACTACGTTCCGCTGAATGTCGATGAATCGGAATTCGAAATCCGAGCTGAGGCAAGGCCCGGAGCTAGTATTCTGGCGATGCGGGAGACGATCGATCGTGTCGAAGCCATTTTGAACAGCGTCGAAGGGATCGAAACGGTCTTAGCGTCGGTAGGGACAAGCGGCTATGGCGATGTGAATCGCGCCCAAATTTATGTGCGATTGATGGATAGCAGCCTACGTACGTTTTCGTTGGGGCGATTGTGGGAAGGACTGCTCGCCGGCGACCCCCAAGCAGCATTTCGCGATAATTTTAGTCAGCGCGACAAGATGGGAGAGGTCCGCAAGAAGCTTGGGAAGCTCGACGACGTGCGGATCTCCGTTCGCAATTTGACCTCCTTGCGGCAGGGAGCTCCGGTCGATATCGATTTTGCGATCACGGGGCCAGATGCTGAACAGTTGCTCGAGTTTAGTGAAAAGTTGCGCAAGAAGGCCGAGACAATTCCAGGAATCGTGGATGTCTACTCTACGCTGCAGATCGATAACCCCGAGTTGCTGGTGTCGATCGATCGCGAGCGTGCAGCTGCGCTGGGCGTTGAAGTTCGCGAAATTGCGGAAACATTGCAGGTCGCTGTGGGCGGTGATGACCGTGTTTCGCGGTACCTAGATCGATCCGCGGGGGATGCCTATGACGTCGAATTGCGTTTGATTGGGTTGGACCGTCACGATATCCCTTCGATCTCGCAGTTGTACGTTCGCACCAATCCAATTGCCAGGACCAACACTTCGGGGCAAGCGGCCTCAATGGCTTCAGAGCGCGGCGTACCATCGTTGACTAGGATCGATAATGTCGTCAATTTTGAAGTCAATACCGCAGCGTCGCGAATCGATCGACTCAGCCGTTCTCGCATGGTTGCGGTTCGCGCGAATGTGGCCGCCGGGTATGCACTGGGCGATCGGACCGAGGCGATGAAGCAAGCGGCGCAAGAGATTGGATTTCCGCCTGGGTTTAGTGGCGAGGCGCTCGGTGGTGGCCGGGAGTTGGAGCGTACGATCAGCGACTTTGGCTGGACCTTTCTCATGTCGTTTGTGTTTATGTACATCGTTTTAGCAGCCCAGTACGAAAATTTGGTCTATCCGCTGATCATCTTGCTGTCCTTGCCACTGGCGGTTCCGTTCGGCTTGCTCAGTTTGTACTGGGGGGGGGAGACCCTAAATCTCTATTCTGCGCTTGGAATCCTGGTGCTGTTTGGCGTGGTCAAGAAGGCGGCGATCTTGCAGGTGGACCATACCAACGCCTTGCGTTCCCAGGGGCTTGAGCGGCACGTCGCGATTATGCAAGCCAATCGCGACCGCCTTCGACCGATTTTGATGACGACCCTTTCGTTTGTCGCCGGACTGTTGCCGTTGTTGATCGCAACGGGGCCCGGTGCCGAAGAACGCCGCTCGATCGCTGTGTTGGCAGCTGGTGGCCAGACTCTCTCACTCGTTCTGACCCTCATTGCCATTCCCGTACTTTACACCTTCTTTGATGACTTCGCCGTGCTTGTAAAAAACCTTGTATCGCGTTGCATGCTTCCGCGCAAGTAA
- a CDS encoding sialidase family protein produces MNISALLPCIPLLLIVAGAIRAQEAEVWLDSRVSPLPTEMLGPFVHVSDGQVLAISGNATFLSEDGGHSWSEPRPLDGATEKNIKVSNERAMIRTADGTIIAAFMNLNERNWTWSDAIHDAPHASLPTWVMRSEDDGETWGHVTKLHDEWSGAVRDMIQTKEGRIIFTAMKMQHDPGRHAVLTYSSTDDGKTWKASNLIDLGGQGHHGGVTEPTLTELPDGRLWMLIRTNWGEFWSAYSHDGGRFWRVIQPSGIAASSSPGLLQRLQSGRLLLVWNRPFPEGQSEWEMSGGDGLWSDTPVSNYREELSLALSDDDGTTWSEPIVVARCTLPAASKKRRWLAYPYLFEYQPGELWLTTMQGNVRVRLNEKDLVR; encoded by the coding sequence ATGAACATCTCAGCATTACTCCCCTGCATTCCATTACTGCTGATTGTGGCCGGGGCAATCCGCGCCCAAGAGGCCGAGGTTTGGCTGGATTCCCGCGTCTCCCCACTGCCCACGGAGATGCTGGGGCCTTTCGTGCATGTTTCCGACGGCCAGGTGTTGGCCATCAGTGGTAATGCCACTTTCCTTAGCGAAGATGGAGGGCATTCTTGGTCTGAGCCGCGGCCGCTGGACGGCGCAACTGAGAAAAATATCAAGGTTAGTAATGAACGCGCTATGATCCGAACTGCAGACGGCACGATCATCGCTGCTTTTATGAATCTGAATGAGCGCAACTGGACTTGGAGTGATGCCATTCATGACGCGCCGCATGCCAGTCTACCGACTTGGGTGATGCGCAGTGAGGATGATGGAGAGACGTGGGGGCATGTAACGAAGTTGCACGATGAATGGTCTGGCGCAGTGCGCGACATGATTCAGACGAAGGAGGGCCGCATTATCTTCACCGCGATGAAGATGCAGCACGATCCCGGGCGGCACGCTGTGTTGACCTATTCATCCACCGACGATGGCAAAACCTGGAAGGCAAGCAACCTGATCGACCTTGGCGGACAAGGCCATCATGGCGGAGTAACCGAGCCCACCTTGACGGAATTGCCTGATGGCCGATTGTGGATGTTGATTCGGACGAATTGGGGCGAGTTCTGGTCGGCCTATTCTCACGATGGCGGCCGCTTTTGGCGCGTTATTCAACCTTCAGGAATCGCTGCCAGCAGTTCGCCCGGACTGTTGCAACGCCTGCAAAGTGGGCGCTTGCTTTTGGTTTGGAACCGACCGTTTCCTGAGGGACAATCCGAATGGGAGATGAGCGGCGGAGACGGATTGTGGTCAGATACGCCCGTGAGCAATTATCGAGAGGAACTGTCGTTGGCGTTGTCGGACGATGATGGCACAACTTGGTCGGAACCGATCGTAGTTGCGCGGTGTACGCTTCCGGCCGCTTCCAAAAAGAGGCGGTGGCTGGCGTATCCCTACCTCTTCGAATACCAGCCAGGCGAACTTTGGCTGACAACGATGCAGGGGAATGTGCGCGTTCGATTGAACGAGAAAGATTTGGTTAGATAA
- a CDS encoding alpha/beta hydrolase family protein gives MMLQRLLLTTLFVFFLTDSVVQAEGGLSEETPGVWPIERLKSEIPSYRIEDPTAKIQSLIYEGERVDGQATEVFAFYASPKTLGISTSDEKFPGIVLLHGGGGTAFADWAWMWANRGYAAIAMDLGGRRPPSPQFDDAGNLEPYAGHSKATRIKLQKGGIADGHAGKFDSIGGRIDNDWPYHAVANTMRAHTLIRSFPEVDAERTAVTGISWGGYTTCITASLDDRFKAAVPVYGCGFLHEGESVQKPSIDRLGDRRDAWVAAYDPGSHLGKCTVPMLWVNGTHDIVYVLDSYAKSYVKVQGPRTIRIEPRMSHSHVSGWNPPEIQIFIDSVLKGTTPLATVGRMHISDSGTVTVPFQSETKIIRSALLFTTDTGLRSDREWETVEGEVGDGKVTVAGLPLEANTWLVTLVDERGALVSTEVGFR, from the coding sequence ATGATGCTCCAGCGATTACTTCTGACGACATTGTTCGTCTTCTTTCTGACCGATTCCGTGGTTCAAGCTGAGGGTGGCCTGAGCGAGGAAACGCCGGGCGTCTGGCCGATCGAGCGTTTGAAGTCGGAAATTCCCAGCTATCGAATCGAAGATCCCACGGCGAAGATCCAGTCGTTGATCTACGAGGGAGAGAGGGTGGACGGCCAAGCGACGGAGGTCTTTGCCTTTTATGCATCGCCCAAGACTTTGGGGATAAGTACCAGTGATGAAAAATTCCCTGGCATCGTACTGCTCCATGGAGGTGGCGGAACGGCCTTCGCCGATTGGGCTTGGATGTGGGCCAATCGTGGATACGCTGCGATAGCCATGGATCTTGGCGGTCGTCGACCTCCCAGCCCTCAATTCGATGATGCTGGAAACCTAGAGCCATACGCGGGGCACAGCAAAGCCACTCGAATTAAGCTGCAGAAAGGTGGCATTGCCGATGGCCATGCCGGAAAGTTTGACAGCATCGGTGGGAGAATCGACAACGATTGGCCCTACCATGCTGTCGCCAATACGATGCGAGCTCACACTTTGATACGCAGTTTTCCGGAAGTGGATGCCGAGCGAACGGCGGTGACAGGAATTAGCTGGGGAGGCTATACGACTTGCATAACTGCGTCGCTCGATGATCGATTCAAAGCTGCCGTTCCCGTGTACGGATGTGGATTCTTGCATGAAGGAGAATCGGTTCAAAAGCCTTCCATTGATCGGCTTGGCGATCGCCGGGATGCCTGGGTCGCCGCCTACGATCCAGGGAGTCACTTAGGGAAATGCACGGTGCCGATGCTGTGGGTCAACGGAACGCACGACATTGTCTATGTGCTTGATAGCTATGCCAAGTCTTATGTCAAAGTTCAGGGACCGCGCACGATTCGCATCGAGCCGCGCATGAGTCACAGTCATGTGTCGGGCTGGAATCCGCCTGAAATTCAGATCTTTATTGATTCCGTTTTGAAAGGGACAACCCCGCTGGCAACCGTTGGCCGCATGCACATCAGCGACAGTGGGACGGTGACGGTCCCCTTTCAATCCGAAACGAAAATCATCCGCTCCGCGTTGCTTTTCACCACAGATACGGGACTTCGGTCCGATCGGGAGTGGGAGACGGTCGAGGGAGAGGTTGGGGATGGGAAGGTTACTGTGGCGGGCTTGCCTCTCGAAGCCAATACCTGGCTAGTGACGCTTGTCGACGAACGAGGCGCCCTGGTCTCTACGGAAGTAGGATTTCGTTGA
- a CDS encoding alpha/beta hydrolase family esterase, producing the protein MKKSIESKRSWFPWLGVALIASLATAYWLYPGVAVDVQHRQMEVAGLVREYRYVLPHAIAGKTGLPLVVALHGALDTTDEMAEYTQLDRLAAEKRFLLVYLQGRHLNWPPNIPEENPDVAAPDLLFFDALCNQLVESDGVDRNRIYVVGVSQGGAMCNLLVARRSERIAAAVCNCGWMPKPLDEQPLTTLHKCPMLFLVGSRDTQVPPAVVQAACDVFDRAQHPVVFQILEGAPHGWNFEFGVNQIVGEFLSDQQLPTQ; encoded by the coding sequence TTGAAAAAGTCAATTGAAAGCAAGCGAAGCTGGTTTCCCTGGTTGGGGGTGGCTCTGATTGCGTCGCTGGCTACCGCCTATTGGCTGTATCCGGGTGTCGCTGTCGATGTGCAACATCGCCAAATGGAAGTTGCTGGTCTGGTTCGAGAATATCGCTACGTCCTTCCTCACGCCATCGCTGGAAAAACGGGCTTGCCGCTCGTCGTTGCATTGCATGGTGCGTTGGATACGACGGATGAAATGGCGGAGTACACGCAACTAGATCGATTGGCTGCAGAGAAGCGGTTTCTACTTGTGTATTTGCAGGGCCGACATTTAAATTGGCCACCGAACATTCCCGAGGAGAATCCCGATGTCGCAGCGCCCGATTTGCTTTTCTTTGATGCGCTATGCAACCAATTGGTAGAGTCGGACGGCGTAGATCGGAATCGCATCTACGTGGTGGGGGTTTCTCAAGGAGGGGCGATGTGCAATCTGTTGGTGGCACGGCGGAGTGAGCGGATTGCGGCCGCTGTTTGCAATTGCGGTTGGATGCCCAAACCTCTCGACGAACAACCGCTGACAACGCTCCATAAATGCCCCATGCTGTTTCTGGTGGGCTCTCGCGACACTCAAGTTCCCCCAGCAGTCGTTCAAGCAGCTTGTGATGTGTTCGACCGAGCCCAGCACCCCGTTGTGTTTCAAATTCTCGAAGGTGCTCCTCATGGCTGGAATTTTGAGTTCGGCGTGAACCAAATTGTCGGAGAATTTCTGAGTGACCAACAGCTCCCAACGCAGTGA